One window of the Actinomyces procaprae genome contains the following:
- the fucO gene encoding lactaldehyde reductase, whose translation MTYRMIFNQTGYFGRGAIANIPTEITARGLSKAFIVTDPVLAENGTATRITDLLDGAGIAWEIFSDVVPNPPVEKVQAGLAAFRDSGADILIGLGGGSPQDTCKAISVIATNPEFEDVLSLEGASPTKHPGTPIIGVPTTAGTASETTINYVITDTANQRKFVCVDPHDIPVIAVVDPDLMDGMPRGLKVATGLDALTHAIEGYITPGAWELSDALCLRSIQMIAKNLRKAAEGDADAVEQMGLAAYINGMAYSNVGLGLVHGMAHPLGGRYNAPHGVANGILLAPIMAFNAEYTGEKYRDIAEAFGVADAQTMPLDQARQAAVDAVAQLTRDLGNPTRISEVGVDESGIAALTEDAFADVCTPGNPRPATREDIETLYRSLL comes from the coding sequence ATGACCTACCGCATGATCTTCAACCAGACCGGCTACTTCGGACGCGGCGCCATCGCCAACATCCCCACCGAGATCACCGCCCGTGGGCTGAGCAAGGCCTTCATCGTCACCGACCCGGTCCTGGCGGAGAACGGCACCGCCACGCGCATCACCGACCTGCTCGACGGCGCCGGCATCGCCTGGGAGATCTTCTCCGACGTCGTGCCCAACCCGCCGGTGGAGAAGGTCCAGGCCGGCCTGGCCGCCTTCCGTGACTCCGGTGCCGACATCCTCATCGGCCTGGGCGGCGGCAGCCCGCAGGACACCTGCAAGGCGATCTCGGTGATCGCCACCAACCCCGAGTTCGAGGACGTGCTCAGCCTGGAGGGCGCCTCCCCCACGAAGCACCCGGGCACGCCCATCATCGGGGTGCCCACCACCGCGGGCACGGCCTCGGAGACCACCATCAACTACGTCATCACCGACACCGCGAACCAGCGCAAGTTCGTCTGCGTGGACCCGCACGACATCCCGGTGATCGCCGTAGTGGATCCCGACCTCATGGACGGCATGCCGCGTGGGCTGAAGGTCGCCACCGGCCTGGACGCCCTCACCCACGCCATCGAGGGCTACATCACCCCCGGCGCCTGGGAGCTGTCCGACGCCCTGTGCCTGCGCTCCATCCAGATGATCGCCAAGAACCTGCGCAAGGCCGCCGAGGGTGACGCCGACGCCGTGGAGCAGATGGGACTGGCCGCCTACATAAACGGCATGGCCTACTCCAACGTGGGCCTGGGCCTCGTGCACGGCATGGCGCACCCGCTGGGCGGACGCTACAACGCCCCGCACGGGGTGGCCAATGGCATTCTGCTGGCTCCGATCATGGCCTTCAACGCCGAGTACACCGGCGAGAAGTACCGCGACATCGCCGAGGCCTTCGGCGTGGCCGACGCCCAGACCATGCCGCTGGACCAGGCGCGCCAGGCCGCCGTCGACGCCGTCGCCCAGCTGACCCGCGACCTGGGCAACCCCACCCGCATCAGCGAGGTGGGCGTGGACGAGTCCGGCATCGCCGCGCTCACCGAGGACGCCTTCGCCGACGTGTGCACGCCCGGCAACCCGCGCCCGGCAACCCGCGAGGACATTGAGACGCTGTACCGCTCACTGCTGTGA
- a CDS encoding M16 family metallopeptidase: protein MITPAPTGPETNFAEVTLDRAPAGAPGTEHHLVDDGATIRRSILPGGVRVITEHVPALRSASLGMWFGVGSRDERAGQEGSTHFLEHLLFKGTATRSAHDIAEAFDMIGGESNAATSKEHTSYYARVLGPDDLTALDVLADMVTSSRLDPGEVETERGVIVSELADAADDPAEIAQEAFARAAFGDHTPLGRPIGGTYETVSAVPRDAVWEHYQRTYASDTLVVAAAGAVDHDEICARVAADLAAAGWDTTGAVAPRPRRFETEPMAELTVHDITVNRESEQSHVYLACQGIPALDERRWTMSVLTTILGGGMSSRLFQEIREKRGLAYSTYAFDTPYAGAGAFGLYAGCAPGDVEEVLTVMAGEFESLAADGVTARELERARGQIRGSMVLGGEDSLARMGRLGRAEVVTGRLRSMEENLRRLDAVTADDVRALAAQLAAQERCRVVVGPGAGHTGAES, encoded by the coding sequence GTGATTACTCCCGCCCCAACCGGCCCCGAAACCAACTTCGCTGAAGTCACCCTCGACCGCGCACCCGCCGGCGCCCCCGGCACCGAACACCACCTGGTTGACGACGGCGCCACCATCCGCCGCTCGATCCTGCCCGGCGGGGTGCGGGTGATCACCGAGCACGTGCCCGCGCTGCGCTCGGCCTCACTGGGCATGTGGTTCGGCGTCGGCAGCCGCGACGAGCGCGCCGGCCAGGAGGGCTCCACCCACTTCCTGGAGCACCTGCTGTTCAAGGGCACGGCCACCCGCTCCGCCCACGACATCGCCGAGGCCTTCGACATGATCGGTGGGGAGTCCAACGCCGCCACCTCCAAGGAGCACACCTCCTACTACGCCCGCGTGCTCGGCCCGGACGACCTGACCGCCCTGGACGTGCTCGCCGACATGGTCACCTCCTCCCGCCTGGACCCGGGCGAGGTGGAGACCGAGCGCGGCGTGATCGTCTCCGAGCTGGCCGACGCCGCCGACGACCCCGCCGAAATCGCCCAGGAGGCCTTCGCCCGCGCCGCCTTCGGTGACCACACCCCGCTGGGGCGCCCCATCGGCGGCACCTACGAGACCGTCTCCGCCGTGCCCCGCGACGCCGTCTGGGAGCACTACCAGCGGACCTACGCCTCCGACACGCTCGTGGTCGCGGCCGCCGGCGCCGTCGACCACGACGAGATCTGCGCGCGCGTGGCCGCCGACCTGGCCGCCGCCGGCTGGGACACCACCGGCGCCGTCGCCCCGCGTCCGCGCCGCTTCGAGACCGAGCCCATGGCCGAGCTGACCGTCCATGACATCACCGTGAATCGGGAGTCCGAGCAGTCCCACGTCTACCTCGCCTGCCAGGGGATTCCGGCGCTGGACGAGCGCCGCTGGACGATGAGCGTGCTCACCACCATCCTCGGCGGCGGCATGTCCTCGCGCCTATTCCAGGAGATCCGCGAGAAGCGCGGTCTGGCCTACTCCACCTACGCCTTCGACACCCCCTACGCCGGGGCCGGAGCCTTCGGGCTGTATGCCGGCTGCGCACCCGGCGACGTCGAGGAGGTGCTGACCGTCATGGCCGGTGAGTTCGAGTCGCTGGCCGCCGACGGCGTCACCGCGCGTGAGCTGGAGCGCGCCCGCGGGCAGATCCGCGGCTCCATGGTGCTTGGGGGAGAGGACTCCCTGGCGCGCATGGGGCGGCTGGGGCGCGCCGAGGTGGTCACCGGCCGGCTGCGCTCCATGGAGGAGAACCTGCGCCGCCTGGACGCGGTCACCGCCGACGACGTGCGCGCCCTGGCGGCCCAGCTCGCCGCCCAGGAGCGCTGCCGCGTGGTGGTCGGACCGGGTGCCGGACATACCGGAGCCGAGTCATGA
- a CDS encoding GNAT family N-acetyltransferase — protein MTDTRLPDGSPRPPSSSPSAVGFVREATAADLDAIGRVHAAAMLASLRAAHAAAHEVPLPAGVEAMVAAPVIAAGWEQAVVAPPSPAHRVFVAVGEGGEVAGLIGVAPSPDGADATRAAGKTSRVDDDAAANPALTSERGLEITALGVAPGQQRRGHGSRLLAAATDQARAQGADVLLVWAVRGDDSLAGFLRGAGLTRTGSFRELPVGQGVTEDCWAAVL, from the coding sequence ATGACTGATACGCGCCTCCCCGACGGATCGCCCCGCCCGCCGTCATCTTCCCCATCCGCCGTCGGCTTCGTGCGTGAGGCCACCGCCGCGGACCTGGACGCGATCGGGCGGGTGCATGCCGCCGCCATGCTGGCCTCGCTGCGCGCCGCGCATGCGGCCGCCCACGAGGTGCCGCTGCCGGCGGGAGTCGAGGCGATGGTGGCGGCGCCGGTGATCGCCGCCGGCTGGGAGCAGGCGGTGGTGGCTCCGCCGTCGCCGGCGCACCGCGTGTTCGTGGCGGTGGGTGAGGGCGGCGAGGTGGCGGGCCTGATCGGCGTCGCGCCCTCCCCTGACGGCGCGGATGCGACGAGGGCCGCGGGCAAGACGAGCCGAGTCGACGACGACGCGGCGGCAAACCCGGCCCTCACGAGCGAACGGGGCCTGGAGATCACTGCGCTCGGCGTCGCCCCGGGCCAGCAGCGCCGCGGGCACGGCTCCCGGCTGCTGGCCGCCGCCACGGATCAGGCGCGCGCCCAGGGCGCCGACGTGCTGCTGGTGTGGGCTGTGCGTGGGGACGATTCGCTGGCCGGGTTCCTGCGCGGCGCCGGGCTGACCCGCACGGGCTCGTTCCGGGAGCTGCCCGTCGGGCAGGGGGTCACCGAGGACTGCTGGGCCGCCGTCCTGTAA
- a CDS encoding ABC transporter ATP-binding protein, which translates to MSFMSPVSSASSVEHTGPLPDVLRAVGVKYRYASSGPWVLGGVDLSVRAGERVAVMGPSGSGKSTLLLCAAGLLRAEAGQVSLDGVDVMAASEKELTMLRRDRVAFVFQDLNLVESLTAAQNVALPGLLGGRPRDDAEVVEALGSVGLTGLEKRLPGRLSGGQRQRVAVARALASHPAMVFADEPTGALDMRAGRAVLDQLDLLVDAGAGLLVVTHDPRVAAWADRVVWLVDGQVSGQVIGADATQIAQQLAELQEQAERDGATLLADEGQP; encoded by the coding sequence ATGTCGTTCATGTCTCCCGTTTCCTCTGCGTCATCGGTTGAGCACACCGGGCCGCTGCCGGATGTGTTGAGGGCCGTCGGGGTGAAGTATCGATACGCGTCGTCAGGACCGTGGGTGCTTGGCGGGGTGGATCTGAGCGTACGTGCGGGTGAACGGGTGGCGGTGATGGGGCCGTCGGGCTCGGGCAAGTCGACGCTGCTGCTCTGCGCTGCGGGTTTGCTGCGGGCAGAGGCAGGTCAGGTTTCCTTGGACGGGGTGGATGTTATGGCCGCCTCGGAGAAGGAATTGACGATGTTGCGCCGAGACCGAGTGGCGTTCGTGTTCCAGGATCTGAATCTGGTGGAGTCGCTGACCGCGGCACAGAATGTAGCGCTACCAGGCTTACTCGGTGGACGTCCCCGTGATGATGCGGAAGTTGTTGAAGCCTTGGGAAGCGTGGGGTTGACCGGCCTGGAAAAGCGACTCCCGGGGCGGCTGTCGGGTGGTCAACGTCAACGAGTGGCGGTAGCACGGGCGCTGGCATCACATCCAGCGATGGTGTTCGCTGATGAACCGACCGGCGCGCTTGATATGCGCGCGGGCCGAGCAGTGTTGGACCAACTGGATCTACTGGTCGATGCTGGCGCGGGGTTGTTGGTAGTGACCCATGATCCGCGGGTGGCGGCCTGGGCCGATCGGGTTGTGTGGCTCGTGGACGGGCAAGTCAGCGGCCAGGTGATTGGCGCCGACGCCACCCAGATCGCCCAGCAACTGGCCGAGCTCCAAGAACAAGCCGAGCGCGATGGTGCAACGCTGCTCGCCGACGAGGGCCAGCCATGA
- the dapA gene encoding 4-hydroxy-tetrahydrodipicolinate synthase, with the protein MSTLPSRSFGSVGVAMVTPFTPEGEIDVEAAQKLAVSLVDDGADMILLAGTTGEAPTTHLPEKQTLLREVKDALAGRAMLVAGAGSNDTAHAVRIGVGSQEAGAQGLLINAPYYNRPSQEGVYRHIMAVVEATDLPVMVYDIPGRTGVKITGDTLARLAEHERVLAVKDATGDVEQGFERMEATGLEYYSGDDGLNFAWLTHGASGVVSVVAHADAHSWREMIREVDAGDLPGARAVAQRMRPLVRAIMGGGQGAVMAKEALALQGRLPSATVRLPLVRATAAEVAALRDSLQAAGLL; encoded by the coding sequence ATGAGCACTCTCCCCAGCCGGTCCTTCGGCTCCGTCGGCGTCGCCATGGTCACCCCCTTCACCCCGGAGGGGGAGATCGACGTCGAGGCCGCCCAGAAGCTGGCCGTCTCCCTGGTCGATGACGGGGCCGACATGATCCTGCTGGCCGGCACCACGGGTGAGGCCCCCACCACCCACCTGCCGGAGAAGCAGACGCTGCTGCGCGAGGTGAAGGACGCGCTGGCGGGGCGGGCCATGCTCGTGGCCGGCGCCGGCTCCAACGACACCGCCCACGCGGTGCGCATCGGGGTGGGCTCCCAGGAGGCCGGCGCGCAGGGGCTGCTCATCAACGCCCCCTACTACAACCGCCCCAGCCAGGAGGGTGTCTACCGGCACATCATGGCGGTGGTCGAGGCCACCGACCTGCCGGTCATGGTCTACGACATCCCCGGCCGCACCGGCGTGAAGATCACCGGCGACACCCTCGCCCGCCTGGCTGAGCATGAGCGGGTGCTGGCGGTCAAGGACGCCACCGGCGACGTCGAGCAGGGCTTCGAGCGCATGGAGGCCACCGGCCTGGAGTACTACTCCGGCGACGACGGGCTGAACTTCGCCTGGCTCACCCATGGCGCCAGCGGCGTCGTCTCCGTGGTCGCCCACGCCGACGCCCACTCCTGGCGGGAGATGATCCGCGAGGTCGACGCCGGTGACCTGCCCGGCGCCCGCGCCGTGGCCCAGCGCATGCGCCCGTTGGTGCGTGCCATCATGGGTGGCGGCCAGGGCGCGGTGATGGCCAAGGAGGCGCTGGCCCTGCAGGGGCGCCTCCCCAGCGCCACCGTGCGCCTGCCCCTGGTGCGCGCCACCGCCGCCGAGGTCGCCGCCCTGCGCGACAGCCTCCAGGCCGCCGGGCTGCTCTGA
- a CDS encoding FtsX-like permease family protein: protein MAFAMLREHRLPYVGVGAVVLATSVLVGSEALLFQASRLSVVDVSAMEPARAIFFLGRVYSGHMTAILQLAVGGLAGLVLVAQAMSVAVQGRRRELALLRLAGATPGRIRRMIAREAFILGMACSTLGALVSVFGLRALARLLASQDNWADGYVPKVTSSGLLLTVAAMTVVTTAGALIGARSAARTPAVEAVRESSAAVRRVGRARWIVSAACAALVIWIWVVGPAHLPWEADDGVGLWIGVAVAVGLCALAPALVDVVMRVFCLPLQLLDPGASLTAWAHTRMAAHRAGAVVVPVVAVVTLATIPIMASNLGSGRDWREDYALSGQVDAALHQESDQLDPDLEVAWGSISTAPQVASAVRARTSSSAWMVAPVGQTPAQVIDRARLESFPLTTLATYQVTVTTASDPETLLAAADLHMVEGDTGDVHDTGIALRAGRTREDGGIYQVGDSITLLGADGQDVVLRVAALFDSGYPLHTSLVADESVLPAAMGEPTTEDWFLTATSGEQDQLLESLVRVAPAAATVTTGQGWTDSIVAAENRRGASNDATTTGGICLLAAGVMVQQVFALIRSRRYESRLLRRTGASRATVLRSALVQTAGLQLLGLAIAAVAITVTWAWLAHVLVPYYDDLTVPPAIPWSFVIASAAAALVVPQLTALATILRSTRLSFGAAEKSAGK, encoded by the coding sequence ATGGCCTTCGCGATGCTGCGAGAGCACAGGCTTCCCTACGTCGGTGTAGGCGCCGTTGTGTTGGCCACTTCGGTGCTGGTCGGCTCGGAGGCGTTGCTGTTTCAGGCGTCGCGCTTGTCCGTGGTCGATGTCTCCGCCATGGAGCCGGCACGAGCGATCTTCTTCTTGGGACGGGTCTACTCCGGCCATATGACCGCAATACTCCAACTCGCCGTGGGAGGGCTGGCGGGATTGGTGCTGGTGGCTCAGGCCATGAGCGTGGCCGTGCAGGGGCGCCGCCGAGAGTTGGCACTGCTTCGTCTGGCCGGAGCCACCCCGGGTCGGATTCGCCGCATGATCGCCCGGGAGGCCTTCATCCTGGGGATGGCATGCTCGACCTTGGGCGCCCTGGTCTCTGTCTTCGGACTACGCGCCCTGGCCCGCCTGCTCGCCTCACAGGACAACTGGGCCGACGGTTACGTTCCGAAGGTCACGTCGTCGGGTCTGCTGCTCACGGTGGCGGCAATGACCGTGGTGACGACCGCCGGCGCCCTGATCGGTGCGCGGAGCGCGGCGCGCACTCCTGCTGTGGAGGCAGTGCGCGAGTCGTCAGCAGCCGTGCGGAGGGTCGGGCGTGCTCGTTGGATCGTGTCCGCCGCTTGTGCCGCGCTGGTGATCTGGATTTGGGTGGTCGGGCCTGCGCACTTGCCTTGGGAGGCCGACGACGGCGTCGGCCTGTGGATTGGTGTTGCCGTGGCCGTGGGGCTGTGTGCTCTGGCACCAGCTCTAGTGGACGTAGTGATGCGGGTTTTCTGTCTACCGTTACAGTTGCTGGATCCGGGCGCGAGCTTGACCGCGTGGGCGCATACCCGGATGGCCGCTCACCGGGCCGGAGCTGTCGTCGTGCCCGTGGTTGCCGTCGTGACCCTGGCGACGATACCAATAATGGCGTCCAACCTCGGTTCCGGCCGTGACTGGCGAGAGGATTACGCCCTGTCCGGTCAGGTCGATGCCGCTCTCCACCAGGAGTCGGATCAGCTTGACCCCGATCTCGAGGTCGCCTGGGGCAGCATCTCGACGGCTCCTCAGGTCGCCAGCGCGGTGCGTGCAAGAACCAGTTCGAGCGCATGGATGGTTGCGCCAGTCGGGCAGACGCCCGCCCAGGTCATCGACCGGGCGCGTCTAGAGTCGTTTCCTCTTACGACACTGGCCACCTACCAAGTCACCGTGACCACCGCGAGCGATCCGGAGACCTTGCTCGCCGCCGCGGACCTTCACATGGTGGAAGGCGATACGGGCGATGTCCATGACACGGGCATTGCGCTGCGCGCCGGCCGCACGCGTGAAGACGGTGGCATCTATCAGGTGGGAGACTCGATCACTTTGCTCGGTGCGGATGGCCAGGATGTGGTACTCCGGGTGGCCGCACTTTTCGATTCCGGTTATCCGCTGCACACTTCCTTGGTGGCGGATGAAAGCGTGCTGCCCGCGGCTATGGGGGAGCCGACCACCGAGGACTGGTTCTTGACCGCTACCTCCGGTGAGCAGGACCAACTGCTGGAGTCTCTCGTCCGGGTTGCACCGGCGGCCGCCACGGTAACTACTGGTCAAGGATGGACCGACAGCATCGTCGCTGCGGAGAACAGGCGCGGCGCATCGAACGACGCGACTACGACAGGGGGCATTTGCCTATTGGCGGCCGGGGTCATGGTGCAACAGGTATTCGCTCTGATCCGCTCCCGCCGCTATGAGAGCCGACTGCTGCGCCGTACCGGTGCGTCTCGTGCAACCGTGCTGCGCAGTGCCCTGGTTCAGACTGCCGGTCTTCAGTTGCTCGGCCTTGCCATAGCGGCCGTCGCCATCACCGTGACTTGGGCCTGGCTGGCTCACGTTCTGGTTCCCTATTACGACGATTTGACGGTCCCGCCTGCCATACCCTGGTCATTCGTGATCGCCAGTGCCGCTGCTGCTCTCGTGGTGCCTCAGCTGACGGCCTTGGCGACTATATTGCGCTCCACGCGCCTCTCATTCGGGGCCGCTGAAAAGAGCGCAGGAAAATAG
- a CDS encoding polyribonucleotide nucleotidyltransferase, with translation MFLDDPEVTAAEAVIDNGPFGKRVVRFETGRLAKQAAGSAMAYLDGETTVLSATTVGKHPKDQFDFFPLTVDVEERQYAAGRIPGSFFRREGRAGTSAILACRLIDRPLRPSFVKGLRNEVQVVETVLSIHPDDAYDVLAINAASMSTQIAGLPFSGPVAGTRLALIDGYWVAFPRYSELERATFNMVVAGRVLEDGDVAIMMVEAGATENAWDLIAAGATAPTEAVVAEALEAAKPHIKVLCEAQLEVAKDASKPTADFPLYLDYTDEQYDAVEKAAQAHDLAAAIATEGKQARDEATDAVRDAVLADLAEAFPAEEDAKALKAAFRSVTKKLVRHRTLTEGVRMDGRGLKDIRTLAAEVEVLPRVHGSAIFERGETQIMGVTTLNMLRMEQQIDDLSPIKHKRYMHQYVFPPFSTGETGRVGAPKRREIGHGALAERALVPVLPSRDDFPYAIRQVSEALGSNGSTSMGSVCASTLSLLNAGVPLRAPVAGIAMGLMHEEIDGETKWATLTDILGSEDAFGDMDFKVAGTRDFITALQLDTKLDGLPSDVLAGALAQARDARLFILDVLAQAIDSPDEMAPTAPRVLTVHIPVDKIGEVIGPKGKMINQIQEDTGAELTVEDDGTIYIGASDGPSAEAARDAVNAIANPQMPEIGERFVGTVVKTTTFGAFVSLTPGKDGLLHVSQIRRLVGGKRVENVEDVLGVGDKVEVELAEIDQRGKLSLHAVLNEEQQAAEDEAKAQRVERGEGDGERRPRRRRERTEEDGERRERRPRRRRMRTVESSEEE, from the coding sequence ATGTTCCTTGACGACCCCGAGGTCACGGCCGCCGAGGCCGTGATCGACAACGGCCCCTTCGGCAAGCGGGTGGTCCGCTTCGAGACCGGGCGCCTGGCCAAGCAGGCCGCCGGCAGCGCCATGGCCTACCTGGACGGTGAGACCACCGTCCTGTCCGCCACCACCGTGGGCAAGCACCCCAAGGACCAGTTCGACTTCTTCCCCCTCACGGTCGACGTGGAGGAGCGGCAGTACGCCGCCGGCCGTATCCCCGGCTCCTTCTTCCGCCGCGAGGGCCGCGCCGGCACCTCCGCCATCCTCGCCTGCCGCCTGATCGACCGCCCGCTGCGCCCCTCCTTCGTCAAGGGCCTGCGCAACGAGGTGCAGGTGGTTGAGACCGTGCTGTCCATCCACCCCGACGACGCCTACGACGTCCTGGCCATCAACGCGGCCTCCATGTCCACCCAGATCGCGGGCCTGCCCTTCTCCGGCCCCGTCGCCGGCACCCGCCTGGCGCTCATCGACGGGTACTGGGTGGCCTTCCCCCGCTACTCCGAGCTCGAGCGCGCCACCTTCAACATGGTTGTGGCCGGGCGCGTGCTGGAGGACGGCGACGTCGCCATCATGATGGTCGAGGCCGGTGCCACCGAGAACGCCTGGGACCTGATCGCCGCCGGCGCCACCGCCCCCACCGAGGCCGTCGTCGCCGAGGCCCTGGAGGCCGCCAAGCCGCACATCAAGGTGCTGTGCGAGGCCCAGCTGGAGGTCGCCAAGGACGCCTCCAAGCCCACCGCCGACTTCCCCCTCTACCTGGACTACACCGACGAGCAGTACGACGCCGTCGAGAAGGCCGCGCAGGCCCACGACCTGGCCGCCGCCATCGCCACCGAGGGCAAGCAGGCCCGCGATGAGGCCACCGACGCCGTGCGTGACGCGGTACTCGCCGACCTGGCTGAGGCCTTCCCGGCCGAGGAGGACGCCAAGGCCCTCAAGGCCGCCTTCCGCTCCGTGACCAAGAAGCTCGTGCGCCACCGCACCCTCACCGAGGGCGTGCGCATGGACGGCCGCGGCTTGAAGGACATCCGCACCCTGGCCGCCGAGGTCGAGGTGCTGCCCCGGGTGCACGGCTCGGCGATCTTCGAGCGCGGCGAGACTCAGATCATGGGCGTGACCACCCTGAACATGCTGCGCATGGAGCAGCAGATCGACGACCTGTCGCCGATCAAGCACAAGCGCTACATGCACCAGTACGTCTTCCCGCCCTTCTCCACCGGTGAGACCGGCCGCGTCGGCGCCCCCAAGCGCCGCGAGATCGGCCACGGCGCCCTGGCCGAGCGCGCCCTGGTGCCGGTCCTGCCCAGTCGCGACGACTTCCCCTACGCCATCCGTCAGGTCTCCGAGGCGCTCGGCTCCAACGGGTCCACCTCCATGGGCTCGGTGTGCGCCTCCACCCTGTCGCTGCTCAACGCCGGCGTGCCGTTGCGCGCCCCGGTGGCCGGCATCGCGATGGGCCTGATGCACGAGGAGATCGACGGCGAGACCAAGTGGGCCACGCTCACCGACATCCTCGGCAGCGAGGACGCCTTCGGTGACATGGACTTCAAGGTCGCCGGCACCCGCGACTTCATCACCGCCCTGCAGCTGGACACCAAGCTGGACGGCCTGCCCTCCGACGTGCTCGCCGGTGCCCTGGCCCAGGCCCGCGACGCCCGCCTGTTCATCCTGGACGTCCTCGCCCAGGCGATCGACTCTCCCGATGAGATGGCCCCCACCGCGCCGCGCGTGCTGACGGTGCACATCCCGGTGGACAAGATCGGTGAGGTCATCGGCCCCAAGGGCAAGATGATCAACCAGATCCAGGAGGACACCGGTGCGGAGCTGACGGTCGAGGACGACGGCACCATCTACATCGGCGCCTCCGACGGCCCCTCCGCCGAGGCCGCCCGCGACGCCGTGAACGCCATCGCCAACCCGCAGATGCCGGAGATCGGTGAGCGCTTCGTCGGTACGGTTGTGAAGACCACCACCTTCGGTGCCTTCGTGTCGCTGACCCCCGGCAAGGACGGCCTGCTGCACGTCTCGCAGATCCGCCGTCTGGTCGGTGGCAAGCGCGTGGAGAACGTCGAGGATGTCCTGGGCGTGGGCGACAAGGTCGAGGTCGAGCTGGCCGAAATCGACCAGCGCGGCAAACTCAGCCTGCACGCCGTCCTCAACGAGGAGCAGCAGGCCGCTGAGGATGAGGCCAAGGCGCAGCGCGTCGAGCGTGGTGAGGGCGACGGCGAGCGCCGCCCGCGCCGCCGCCGCGAGCGCACCGAGGAGGACGGCGAGCGCCGTGAGCGCCGCCCGCGCCGCCGCCGCATGCGCACCGTGGAGTCCTCCGAGGAGGAGTGA
- the rpsO gene encoding 30S ribosomal protein S15, with the protein MSISPERKQELIAEYATHEGDTGSPEVQVAILSERISNLTEHFKSHNHDHHSRRGLYLLIGKRRRLLDYLEREDIERYRKLIARLGIRR; encoded by the coding sequence GTGTCGATTTCCCCCGAGCGCAAGCAGGAGCTCATTGCCGAGTACGCCACCCACGAGGGCGACACCGGCTCCCCGGAGGTCCAGGTCGCCATCCTGTCCGAGCGGATCTCCAACCTGACCGAGCACTTCAAGTCGCACAACCACGACCACCACTCGCGGCGCGGCCTGTACCTGCTGATCGGTAAGCGCCGCCGCCTGCTGGACTACCTCGAGCGCGAGGACATCGAGCGCTACCGCAAGCTCATCGCCCGCCTCGGCATCCGCCGCTGA
- the dapB gene encoding 4-hydroxy-tetrahydrodipicolinate reductase, whose translation MSIAVAVVGAAGRMGSTVCQAVQDADGLALVARLDVGDTISADTLNGAHVAVDFTVPAVTEANVHALIDAGVDVVVGTTGWTDEAYGRVREHLARPEAAGRSVIIAPNFALSAVLTMSFAAKAARYFESAEVIELHHPNKVDAPSGTAIATARGIAAARAEAGLGPVPDATETDPDGARGAVVDGVHVHAVRLRGLTAHEEVVLGNPGEQLTIRTDSFDRASFMPGVVLAVREVGGREGLTIGLDQLLDL comes from the coding sequence ATGAGTATTGCTGTTGCCGTAGTCGGCGCCGCCGGGCGCATGGGATCGACCGTCTGCCAGGCCGTTCAGGACGCCGACGGGCTCGCGCTCGTCGCCCGCCTCGACGTCGGCGACACCATCAGCGCCGACACCCTGAACGGCGCCCACGTAGCCGTCGACTTCACGGTCCCGGCCGTCACTGAGGCCAACGTCCACGCCCTCATCGACGCCGGCGTGGACGTGGTGGTGGGCACCACCGGCTGGACGGACGAGGCCTACGGGCGCGTGCGCGAGCACCTCGCCCGGCCCGAGGCGGCCGGTCGCAGCGTCATCATCGCCCCGAACTTCGCCCTGTCCGCGGTGCTGACCATGTCCTTCGCCGCGAAGGCCGCCCGCTACTTCGAGTCCGCCGAGGTCATCGAGCTGCACCACCCGAACAAGGTGGACGCCCCCTCCGGCACCGCCATCGCCACCGCCCGCGGCATTGCCGCCGCCCGCGCCGAGGCCGGGCTGGGCCCGGTGCCCGACGCCACCGAGACCGACCCGGACGGCGCCCGCGGCGCCGTCGTCGATGGCGTGCACGTACACGCCGTGCGTCTGCGCGGACTGACCGCCCACGAGGAGGTCGTGCTCGGCAACCCCGGCGAGCAGCTGACCATCCGCACCGACTCCTTCGACCGCGCCAGCTTCATGCCGGGCGTGGTGCTGGCCGTGCGCGAGGTCGGCGGGCGCGAGGGCCTGACCATCGGCCTGGACCAGCTGCTGGACCTCTGA